The following coding sequences are from one Clostridioides difficile ATCC 9689 = DSM 1296 window:
- the cwlD gene encoding N-acetylmuramoyl-L-alanine amidase CwlD: MRKYIKHIIFSFAMICLVVVSIFEIKNISEDVIKYMPVTNKTIILDAGHGGIDPGALNKDKSTSEKDINLAITLKLRELIESSGGLVILTREDDSSLYKEENNKTTRQKYNENLKNRKEIISNSNANMFVSIHLNAFEQSKYYGAQTFYPKDKQDSKALSKCIQEELKRVVDKTNNREVKPRDDIYLLKENNIPSVLIECGFLSNEKECKLLTDETYQEKIAWAIYIGIQKYLS; the protein is encoded by the coding sequence GTGAGAAAGTACATAAAACATATAATTTTTAGTTTTGCAATGATATGTCTAGTAGTAGTATCCATATTTGAAATTAAAAATATTTCTGAAGATGTTATCAAGTATATGCCAGTAACAAACAAAACTATAATTTTAGATGCTGGTCATGGAGGCATTGATCCAGGTGCATTAAATAAGGATAAGAGTACATCTGAAAAGGATATTAACCTAGCAATAACACTTAAGCTTAGAGAGCTTATAGAATCAAGTGGTGGCCTTGTAATATTAACTCGAGAAGATGACAGTAGCCTTTATAAAGAAGAAAATAATAAAACTACAAGACAAAAATATAATGAGAATTTGAAAAATAGAAAAGAAATAATATCTAATTCTAATGCCAATATGTTTGTCTCTATACATCTTAATGCATTTGAACAATCAAAATACTATGGAGCTCAAACTTTTTATCCTAAAGACAAACAAGACAGTAAAGCATTATCGAAGTGTATTCAAGAAGAACTTAAAAGAGTAGTAGATAAGACAAACAACAGAGAAGTCAAACCAAGGGATGATATATATCTTTTGAAAGAAAATAATATTCCATCAGTACTGATAGAATGTGGTTTTTTATCAAATGAAAAAGAGTGTAAACTCTTAACTGATGAAACATATCAAGAAAAAATAGCATGGGCAATCTACATAGGAATACAAAAATATTTAAGTTGA
- a CDS encoding pyridoxal phosphate-dependent aminotransferase → MLSKRLNFITPSYTIGISSKVKEMESNGVKVINLSIGEPDFNVPNNAKSYGIDSLNKDYTKYDLVPGLKILREEICKKLIEENNCNYSIDEIVVSSGAKNSITNTLLALTDEGDEVLLPKPYWVSYPEMIKLVNAVPVFIDTKKENGFKLTKEELEKSITDKTKILVINNPSNPTGSVYTKDELIEIVDVCIQNKIYILADEIYEKICYTGEFTSIASLSEEAKDITITINGFSKSAAMTGLRLGYTASNKTIAKAMSSIQGHLISHPSLTAQYIAYGALKDCSIDIDNMVKTYKSRRDLIKSKLDSIDNVGYVNPNGAFYIFIDLSKVSEKFEYKDSFSIEFCNQFLEEYNVAVVPGIAFGMDKYIRISYACSENTFLSGLDKLKEFVYKIMA, encoded by the coding sequence ATGTTATCAAAAAGACTAAACTTTATAACACCATCCTACACAATAGGTATTAGTTCTAAAGTTAAAGAAATGGAAAGTAATGGAGTTAAAGTAATAAATCTTAGTATAGGAGAACCCGATTTTAATGTACCTAATAACGCAAAATCTTATGGTATTGATTCTTTAAATAAAGATTACACTAAATATGATTTAGTTCCAGGATTAAAAATACTTAGAGAGGAAATCTGTAAAAAACTTATTGAAGAAAATAACTGTAACTATTCAATAGACGAAATAGTTGTATCAAGTGGAGCAAAAAACTCAATAACAAATACTTTACTAGCTTTAACAGACGAAGGAGATGAAGTCTTATTACCAAAGCCTTATTGGGTTAGTTATCCTGAAATGATTAAGTTAGTTAATGCTGTTCCAGTTTTTATTGATACTAAAAAAGAAAATGGATTTAAGTTAACAAAAGAAGAACTTGAAAAATCTATAACAGATAAAACAAAAATTCTTGTAATAAACAATCCTTCAAATCCTACTGGTAGTGTTTATACAAAAGATGAATTAATAGAAATAGTAGATGTATGCATACAAAATAAAATATATATTTTAGCAGATGAAATATATGAAAAAATATGCTACACTGGTGAATTTACATCAATTGCATCATTAAGCGAAGAAGCTAAAGATATAACAATAACTATAAATGGTTTTTCTAAGTCAGCTGCAATGACTGGATTAAGATTAGGATATACTGCATCTAATAAAACGATTGCTAAAGCAATGAGTTCTATACAAGGACATCTTATATCTCACCCAAGTCTAACAGCACAATACATAGCCTATGGAGCCTTGAAAGATTGCTCAATTGACATAGACAATATGGTTAAAACATATAAATCAAGAAGAGATTTAATTAAATCAAAACTAGACTCTATTGATAATGTAGGATATGTGAATCCAAATGGCGCATTCTATATATTTATAGATCTTTCTAAAGTATCTGAGAAATTTGAATATAAAGATAGTTTTTCTATAGAATTTTGTAATCAATTTTTAGAAGAATATAATGTTGCAGTTGTTCCTGGCATAGCATTTGGTATGGATAAATATATTCGTATATCCTATGCTTGCAGTGAAAATACTTTCTTATCTGGATTAGATAAATTAAAAGAATTTGTATATAAAATAATGGCATAG
- a CDS encoding anaerobic ribonucleoside triphosphate reductase → MVEFVKKRDGRVIPFNEDRITRAIFLAATNVAEREGIVPDYKLSEQLTQEVIKFLNHKYSESVPSVEDIQDSVVKVLIETGHAKTSEEYIIYRTERSRIRNSKTRLMKAIEEITFEDAEDADIKRENANINGNTAMGTMLQYGSTVSKEFCKTHILKPEHSFAHDNGDIHIHDMDFLNMGTLTCCQIDVKKLFNGGFSTGHGFLREPQDIISYGALAAIAIQSNQNDQHGGQSIPFFDYGLAEGVYKTFKKFYIGNLAKALKLFKGIENNDVIKNIVYNTEKETNQKVGLKRDELYLNLEKEKLIQTFDIDDELVNKMQNFAFEESYRETDKKTYQSMEAFIHNLNTMHSRAGAQVPFSSVNFGTDTSEEGRMVTKNLLLSQERGLGNGETPIFPILIFKVKEGINLNPEDPNYDLFKLSCRVSAKRLFPNFSFLDAPFNAKYYKKGEPDTEATYMGCRTRVLSNVCGSETVSGRGNISFTTVNLPRLGIKHGIINNEKANLDGFFEELDEKINLIIEQLLERLEVQGNKKMKNFPFLMGQGVWKGSDNLGPEDTLKEVIKQGTLTIGFIGLAECLIALIGKHHGESKEAQELGLKIVSHMRHKMDEATDKYKLNFSLMGTPAEGLSGRFTKIDKKVYGEIKGITDKEYYTNSFHVPVYYNISAYDKIEIEAPYHELTNAGHITYVELDGDPSDNLEAFETVIKAMKDLGIGYGSINHPVDRDPICGFSGVITSNICPVCGRNEDESDIKFERIRRITGYLVGTVDRFNNAKKAEVRDRVKHR, encoded by the coding sequence TTGGTTGAATTCGTAAAAAAAAGAGATGGAAGAGTAATTCCATTTAATGAAGATAGAATAACAAGAGCTATATTTTTAGCAGCAACGAATGTTGCAGAAAGAGAAGGAATAGTACCTGATTATAAATTATCTGAGCAATTAACTCAAGAAGTAATAAAGTTTTTAAATCATAAATACTCAGAATCAGTTCCAAGTGTTGAAGATATACAAGATTCTGTAGTTAAGGTTCTTATAGAAACTGGCCATGCAAAAACTAGTGAAGAATATATAATATACAGAACTGAAAGAAGTAGAATAAGAAATTCAAAAACAAGGTTGATGAAGGCAATAGAGGAAATTACCTTTGAAGATGCAGAAGATGCTGATATAAAAAGAGAAAATGCAAATATTAATGGTAATACAGCAATGGGAACTATGTTACAATATGGAAGCACTGTATCTAAAGAATTTTGTAAAACACATATATTAAAACCAGAGCATTCTTTTGCTCATGATAATGGAGATATACACATACATGATATGGATTTTTTAAATATGGGAACATTAACTTGTTGTCAAATAGATGTTAAAAAACTATTCAATGGTGGATTTTCAACAGGACATGGCTTTTTAAGAGAGCCACAAGATATAATAAGTTATGGTGCATTAGCTGCAATTGCTATACAAAGCAATCAAAACGATCAACATGGAGGTCAAAGTATACCATTTTTCGATTATGGATTGGCTGAAGGTGTATATAAGACATTTAAGAAATTCTACATAGGAAATTTAGCTAAAGCATTGAAGTTATTTAAAGGAATTGAAAATAATGATGTGATAAAGAACATAGTATATAATACAGAGAAAGAAACAAATCAAAAAGTTGGTCTTAAGAGAGATGAATTGTATCTAAACTTAGAAAAAGAGAAATTAATACAGACTTTTGATATAGATGATGAACTTGTAAATAAGATGCAAAACTTTGCATTTGAAGAATCGTATAGAGAAACTGATAAAAAAACATATCAATCTATGGAAGCATTTATACACAATCTAAACACAATGCACTCTAGAGCAGGTGCACAGGTACCATTTTCAAGTGTAAACTTCGGAACAGATACTTCTGAAGAAGGAAGAATGGTAACTAAGAATCTTCTATTATCTCAAGAAAGAGGTTTAGGTAATGGAGAGACACCAATTTTTCCAATTTTAATATTTAAGGTCAAAGAAGGCATAAATTTAAATCCTGAAGACCCTAATTATGATTTATTTAAATTATCATGCAGAGTATCAGCTAAAAGACTATTCCCTAATTTTAGCTTTTTAGATGCGCCTTTTAATGCAAAATATTATAAAAAAGGTGAACCAGATACAGAGGCTACATATATGGGTTGTAGAACAAGAGTACTTAGTAATGTGTGTGGTTCAGAAACAGTTAGTGGTAGAGGAAACATATCTTTTACTACAGTAAATTTACCAAGATTGGGTATAAAACATGGTATTATAAATAATGAAAAGGCTAATTTAGATGGTTTCTTTGAAGAATTAGATGAGAAGATAAACTTAATTATAGAACAATTATTGGAGCGCCTTGAGGTTCAAGGAAATAAAAAGATGAAGAATTTTCCATTCTTAATGGGGCAAGGTGTATGGAAAGGTTCTGATAATTTAGGACCAGAAGATACACTAAAAGAAGTAATAAAACAAGGAACATTGACAATTGGATTTATAGGTTTAGCAGAGTGCCTTATTGCTCTTATAGGTAAACATCATGGAGAAAGTAAAGAAGCTCAAGAATTAGGATTAAAAATAGTGTCACATATGAGACATAAAATGGATGAAGCAACGGACAAATATAAATTAAATTTCTCCTTAATGGGTACTCCAGCAGAAGGTCTTTCAGGTAGGTTTACTAAAATAGATAAAAAAGTTTATGGAGAAATTAAAGGTATCACAGATAAAGAATATTATACTAATTCATTCCATGTACCAGTTTATTACAATATAAGTGCATATGATAAAATTGAGATAGAAGCTCCATACCATGAATTGACTAATGCAGGTCATATAACATATGTAGAGTTAGATGGAGATCCATCTGATAATTTAGAAGCTTTTGAAACTGTTATAAAAGCTATGAAAGATTTGGGTATAGGATATGGAAGTATAAATCATCCTGTAGATAGAGACCCAATATGCGGTTTTTCAGGTGTAATAACAAGTAATATATGCCCTGTATGTGGAAGAAATGAAGATGAAAGTGACATCAAATTCGAAAGAATAAGAAGAATAACAGGATACTTAGTTGGTACAGTTGATAGATTTAATAATGCTAAAAAAGCAGAAGTAAGAGATAGAGTAAAACATAGATAG
- the nrdG gene encoding anaerobic ribonucleoside-triphosphate reductase activating protein produces the protein MKIRMSSTISYDSIVDGPGLRMVIWTQGCIHNCKECHNPQTHDLCGGFYMDTEEIINKVKSLKLQKGITLSGGEPFLQPEPLEEIAREAKINGLDVWSYTGFTFEQLLDKKNRAYFKNLNLLKQIDILVDGKFIAEKKDISLKFRGSSNQRIIDVQKSLKYKKVFLVEQYMKDDLSIAE, from the coding sequence ATGAAAATAAGAATGTCATCTACTATAAGTTATGACAGCATAGTTGATGGACCAGGATTAAGAATGGTAATATGGACTCAAGGATGTATTCATAATTGTAAAGAGTGCCATAATCCTCAGACACATGATTTATGTGGAGGATTTTATATGGATACAGAAGAAATTATAAATAAAGTCAAATCATTGAAATTACAAAAAGGCATTACGCTATCAGGAGGAGAACCATTTTTACAACCAGAACCATTAGAAGAAATAGCAAGAGAAGCTAAAATAAATGGGTTAGATGTATGGTCATATACTGGATTTACGTTTGAACAACTGTTAGATAAAAAAAATAGAGCGTATTTTAAAAATTTAAATTTACTAAAGCAAATTGATATTTTAGTGGATGGAAAATTTATAGCTGAAAAAAAAGATATAAGCTTAAAGTTTAGAGGGTCATCAAATCAAAGGATAATTGATGTTCAAAAAAGTTTGAAATATAAAAAAGTGTTTTTGGTTGAGCAATATATGAAGGATGATTTATCTATAGCAGAATAA